The Atribacter laminatus genome contains the following window.
CCAACTCATTTTGGATAGCTTCCGGAGAAACCTGGCAGCGTTCTAATATTTGGCCAGTAATTCCTTCCGGCTGTTTAACTAATGCTAAAAGAATATGTTCGACATCCAGCTGATTGTGATGATACTCCAATAAGATATTTTGTGCCAAATTTATGACTTCTCTGGCTTTCTCGGTAAAGTGTTCAAAGTTCATAACAAAATTTCACCCCCTTTAGAAACTCTCATTTCTAAATCTTTAATTCGATTTTTCATTTTTTTTCTTTCTTTTTCCCATTGATTTTGAATTATTTCTATTTGCTCGGTTAAATGAAGGATGATTTCAACTCCAGCTAAATTGACTCCCATGTCCTGAGTTAGAGCTTTAATCTGTCTCACTCTTTCAACAT
Protein-coding sequences here:
- a CDS encoding heat shock protein transcriptional repressor HspR — translated: MTKNNHKDEYLVIGVVAQMTNLHPQTLRYYEKMGILKPNRSRGNIRLYSHRDVERVRQIKALTQDMGVNLAGVEIILHLTEQIEIIQNQWEKERKKMKNRIKDLEMRVSKGGEILL